One window of Artemia franciscana chromosome 16, ASM3288406v1, whole genome shotgun sequence genomic DNA carries:
- the LOC136037238 gene encoding filaggrin-2-like, with translation MKLIVIAAIAFIIATTRAADVEEAIKAESELSGSSKAELESSGTHLLSHGGQNYGQLLGQSHGFGIGQGGYGIGQQFGHQSHGLGLSQGYGLQHHGYGINKGYGQQSFGHGISQGYKQQSYGYGHSQGFGQQSFGHGISQGYGQQNLGYGLSQGFGQQSLGYGHGQGYGSIGNSIGSSALYGAGLNGIAHGAHGLGGIGSVNRLG, from the coding sequence GTTATTGCTGCAATTGCATTCATAATTGCTACTACTAGAGCAGCCGACGTGGAAGAAGCCATTAAAGCAGAGTCTGAATTATCTGGTAGCAGCAAAGCAGAGCTTGAATCATCCGGAACTCACCTTTTAAGTCACGGCGGGCAAAACTATGGCCAATTATTGGGTCAATCACACGGTTTTGGGATTGGTCAGGGCGGCTATGGAATTGGTCAACAATTTGGACATCAGAGCCATGGCCTTGGTCTGAGCCAGGGTTACGGCCTTCAACATCATGGATATGGAATCAACAAAGGTTATGGACAACAGAGTTTTGGTCATGGAATAAGCCAAGGCTACAAACAACAAAGCTACGGATATGGACACAGTCAAGGCTTTGGCCAGCAAAGTTTTGGTCACGGGATTAGTCAAGGATACGGCCAACAAAATCTAGGCTATGGACTTAGCCAAGGATTTGGTCAACAAAGTCTTGGGTATGGACATGGGCAAGGATATGGGAGTATTGGGAACAGCATTGGTTCAAGTGCTTTATATGGCGCAGGCCTCAACGGGATCGCCCATGGAGCCCATGGCCTGGGAGGAATAGGGTCAGTGAATAGGCTGGGTTAG